One segment of Saprospiraceae bacterium DNA contains the following:
- a CDS encoding phosphatase PAP2 family protein gives MTKSTATILSTVGHPFLLLPVVLSLLTVRQLPFEKAWPALAAIWGSLAVMGAFLFFRKRKGKISNWDVSAQSERASNIYRPVLILLLAAAALLYFFRQPFVGETLFFALLMAVCYAINTKIKISQHTLIVTYLGFLVLSANLWAGVAMLIFAPFVAWSRVVLGRHTQREVLIGGLVATAFGIAHIGLLG, from the coding sequence ATGACAAAATCCACCGCCACCATCCTCTCTACCGTAGGTCATCCGTTCCTGTTGCTGCCGGTGGTTTTGTCGCTGCTGACGGTTCGGCAACTTCCTTTTGAAAAAGCGTGGCCGGCGTTGGCAGCGATATGGGGAAGCCTTGCTGTCATGGGCGCGTTTTTGTTTTTCAGAAAAAGAAAAGGCAAAATCTCGAACTGGGACGTGTCGGCACAAAGCGAGCGCGCCAGCAATATTTACCGCCCTGTGTTGATACTGTTGCTGGCAGCGGCGGCATTGCTCTACTTTTTTCGCCAGCCTTTTGTGGGCGAAACGTTGTTTTTTGCCCTGCTCATGGCCGTTTGTTATGCCATCAACACGAAAATCAAAATCTCGCAGCACACGCTGATAGTGACATACTTGGGTTTTCTGGTGCTTTCGGCCAATCTCTGGGCAGGCGTGGCGATGCTGATTTTTGCGCCCTTCGTCGCATGGTCCCGTGTCGTGTTGGGCCGGCACACTCAGCGGGAAGTTTTGATTGGCGGTTTGGTGGCGACGGCGTTCGGGATAGCGCACATTGGTCTGTTGGGCTAA
- a CDS encoding T9SS type A sorting domain-containing protein, protein MQIFDGFVYARKHSGGTIRTGDFGATWQWVHTDRFVFIADGDQMFRSKEKAIFRSSDGGFTWDTLLTFPQNVSLEFKQGHTFIVKNGFQTNTASISEDGGTTWQTFSATANDFNHIDVLLPFQGKLYAFGQVSQRAWVANAAIGKFEEHVLPPETYTAFGVLSTGNEIFRATIFNGVLRSMDATNWTKCEGLNDGQITQLKIYAGQMYAATHSGLYRLLPDKHHWEPLAPQYEMRQVKDVVVEGNNIAISAWAGQVWYSEDGGQAFQWATNADGSPVWDIERMEKMGNQIIGWSDFPAIKVPRISYDFGKTWKSLYPQLAGLNVITFSASNGVLYLLNHDGRLFRWDTGNEAFVLFSNTPVPFSSNPSVSSLDYWSLYVKDNVCIVAQPLEYTPDEGYHFFVSTDSGQTWTEHPRFTTTGIYKDYRWNDVEMSGDTIFVALQNNGVYFSTDFGENWLPFSEGLWSKSAEVFALFEGELFMGQSGVYRRKTNGELPTVSSTEPPLTINLSVSPNPFYDHFTIRLSNPALAAEVRLFDMLGRQIEVPKNKLSDVEIQLFGMGQLPIGIYFLEIKDGKSKRVKRILKM, encoded by the coding sequence TTGCAGATTTTTGACGGCTTTGTTTATGCTCGCAAACATTCAGGCGGTACTATTAGAACGGGCGATTTTGGCGCGACTTGGCAATGGGTTCATACTGACCGTTTCGTTTTTATAGCTGATGGCGACCAAATGTTTCGCAGCAAAGAGAAGGCAATTTTTCGCTCTTCCGATGGTGGCTTTACATGGGACACGCTCCTGACTTTTCCTCAAAATGTCAGTCTTGAATTCAAACAAGGCCATACGTTCATCGTAAAAAATGGCTTCCAGACAAACACAGCCAGCATCTCGGAAGATGGCGGCACAACTTGGCAGACTTTCAGCGCGACAGCTAATGATTTTAACCATATTGATGTCTTGTTGCCCTTTCAAGGCAAACTCTATGCTTTTGGGCAGGTGAGTCAAAGGGCTTGGGTGGCCAATGCCGCAATCGGAAAGTTTGAGGAGCATGTGCTGCCACCAGAGACCTACACCGCTTTCGGGGTACTTTCTACTGGCAACGAGATTTTTCGCGCTACTATTTTTAATGGAGTGCTCCGCAGCATGGACGCGACAAACTGGACGAAATGCGAAGGTTTGAACGACGGCCAAATTACCCAGTTGAAAATTTATGCAGGGCAAATGTATGCGGCCACCCATTCCGGGCTTTACAGACTATTGCCTGACAAACATCATTGGGAACCGCTCGCGCCGCAATATGAAATGCGCCAAGTCAAGGACGTGGTGGTTGAAGGAAACAATATCGCTATCTCTGCATGGGCTGGGCAGGTATGGTATTCGGAAGATGGCGGACAGGCTTTCCAATGGGCGACAAACGCGGACGGCAGTCCTGTATGGGACATCGAGCGAATGGAAAAGATGGGTAATCAAATTATCGGTTGGAGCGACTTTCCCGCTATTAAAGTACCGCGCATTTCTTACGATTTTGGAAAAACTTGGAAAAGTCTCTATCCACAACTCGCGGGCTTGAATGTCATAACATTTTCTGCTTCAAACGGCGTGTTGTATCTCTTGAACCATGATGGCCGATTGTTCCGATGGGATACTGGCAATGAAGCATTTGTTCTATTTTCCAATACACCTGTTCCGTTCTCGTCCAACCCATCCGTTTCCTCTTTAGACTATTGGTCGCTCTACGTTAAAGATAATGTGTGCATCGTCGCCCAACCCCTTGAATATACGCCGGACGAAGGCTACCATTTTTTTGTCTCTACCGATAGCGGGCAAACTTGGACAGAACATCCCAGATTTACTACAACAGGGATTTATAAGGATTATCGTTGGAACGATGTCGAAATGTCAGGTGACACGATTTTTGTTGCGCTGCAAAACAACGGCGTGTATTTCTCTACTGATTTTGGAGAAAACTGGTTGCCATTTTCGGAAGGACTTTGGAGCAAGAGTGCAGAAGTGTTCGCCCTTTTTGAGGGCGAATTATTCATGGGACAAAGTGGCGTTTACCGCCGCAAGACCAATGGTGAATTACCGACCGTGTCAAGTACGGAACCGCCTTTGACAATAAATTTAAGTGTCTCCCCCAATCCTTTCTACGACCATTTCACCATTCGACTTTCAAATCCTGCACTTGCTGCGGAAGTCCGCTTGTTTGATATGTTAGGGAGGCAAATAGAAGTCCCAAAAAACAAATTATCCGATGTGGAGATTCAACTTTTTGGAATGGGTCAGTTGCCCATTGGGATTTATTTTTTGGAAATAAAAGATGGAAAAAG